Proteins encoded in a region of the Augochlora pura isolate Apur16 chromosome 4, APUR_v2.2.1, whole genome shotgun sequence genome:
- the L(1)g0196 gene encoding inositol hexakisphosphate and diphosphoinositol-pentakisphosphate kinase isoform X2, protein MNKSTKLSIKLLLLYINLKLQINSLIVNSFTSQLSCFSFLNELCPDMSYTELEHGYQGLRNASRPIFYVGDLNTVQPNLVGSVASSVYRSSKRAELSDGCSNDDGCMGGSDLEGEGKQVLVGVCAMAKKSQSKPMKEILTRLEEFEYIKIVVFPEEVILKEFVEDWPIVDCLISFHSKGFPLDKAINYANLRSPFIINNLPMQYDIQDRRRVYAILSNEGIEIPRYAVLDRDSSDPKHHELVESEDHVEVNGVTFNKPFVEKPVSAEDHNIYIYYPTSAGGGSQRLFRKIGSRSSVYSPESRVRKTGSYIYEDFMPTDGTDVKVYTVGPDYAHAEARKSPALDGKVERDSEGKEIRYPVILSNAEKLISRKVCLAFKQTVCGFDLLRANGQSFVCDVNGFSFVKNSNKYYDDCAKILGNMILRELAPTLHIPWSVPFQLDDPPIVPTTFGKMMELRCVVAVIRHGDRTPKQKMKVEVRHPKFFEIFAKYDGYKHGHIKLKRPKQLQEILDTARSLLAEIQHRAAGPELEEKQGKLEQLKSVLEMYGHFSGINRKVQMKYQPRGRPRGSSSDDDRLGEPSLVLILKWGGELTPAGRIQAEELGRIFRCMYPGGQGRHLSEEDSEMLPNHGDYAGAQGLGLLRLHSTFRHDLKIYASDEGRVQMTAAAFAKGLLALEGELTPILVQMVKSANTNGLLDNDCDSSKYQNMVKTKLHELLQQDRDFTREDREQINPGNALSINAALDFVKNPVRCCQHVHILIQKLMDIVRIKKDDLKTKDAILYHGETWELMGRRWGKIEKDFCTKNKRFDISKIPDIYDCIKYDLQHNNHTLQFEHAEELYIYSKYLADIVIPQEYGLTVQEKLTIGQGICTPLLKKIRADLQRNIEESGEETVNRLNPRYSHGVSSPGRHVRTRLYFTSESHVHSLLTVLRYGGLLDVVTDEQWSRAMEYVSMVSELNYMSQIVVMLYEDPTKDPSSEERFHVELHFSPGVNCCVQKNLPPGPGFRPHSRNESSHNIGESGGGSTQDTISQCSARIEEEDVELTISDDDFMNPPVQPNTPPLMMETDTADSIMDSPTTSRAVDMMDLDPNMMDEPFDSGFLQSSAPIPISARTVAGHEAARLGSQLAASQRQRRDTERGGIVEPRARSYDHQRQDKPEKAADKLQYQSLDAVNKEENKHGIKCRVEMSSQALLYVPPMGKFALPHSYSSPELPVPPIETSTSTPLVTLHNTPLVSPNSRAPDITNIVVPVPTIRLPTCLDNNPEEADSRLRFQSKKHGRSHIDTILPCMACELTSSIRSGSCNSSLTKSSRLLSHRERITGTARAQVQLGKRSRSLSPYLPRCLCYNCNVSELILRSKDLPPMERSNFDTYFARSLSHKFFNCSCYSSNLYQGESNCSSCSISSNDSYTKLGWCTEPQQGQSNPTSFNCSMLVAGELSTRKHPLFKRRQKWRFDKEAVRRTCGGGSAFENVRRSIGTMSCPNLNNFLLDDSVCSMENFSANCSLVRKCWSCTNVTLQWGSSLVDVPDRVSTLCHSSSVHGSDIHGDHDTPPRDSNHRSKCPRVPFSRLQPQRSFSSPDTRPSIIQPDPTCTARRHRHSISGQMSYFKLLGYNINKKLTGSANSLFSTAVISGSSSAPNLKDMVPPHASAVAAIEGFGGVPPIRPLETLHNALSLRQLDSFLEMMTTAPLFRTPASSPPKYPSPGGSTHESVNPSLSVGGINCEYHSSDLEAVRYHKRKLNKPPLYITAAPIQYKSSNDGEPCDIRNQLSPTSPNSTGWSSEPQSFVSSEPSSPAPTSTGECSMSISLISNEGAQSLNTGPKYPTTPCLDVDFNDFCMNIDQEHRESRGSVSYTDYYSNEDGQIRKCAFGTSFGSNLQRMIRTDDLPIDNMDDDEERTITLKQTEEQKKQDVKRIFEQQEKSRSKPSTSCKKIGRFLVESMDIVDEDVRIKEPDVFDKAKPSTSQKTEFSNTDRAQRSRDTGAEKTSSSNSYKRKNFSRSQSVSTPEVIVPSTEANRSYKCMSKLSSLSNMADKNLEEWKQILLDAKPPSGPLTSEEESILTVTSSLTNSSSVTIGFNVHEENRE, encoded by the exons gCCGAACTGTCGGACGGGTGTAGTAATGATGACGGGTGTATGGGTGGCAGTGATTTGGAAGGAGAAGGAAAGCAAGTGTTGGTTGGAGTCTGTGCAATGGCAAAGAAGTCGCAGAGTAAACcgatgaaagaaatattgacAAGACTAGAAGAATttgaatacataaaaatagtGGTATTCCCTGAAGAAGTGATTTTGAAG GAATTTGTAGAAGATTGGCCAATCGTTGACTGTTTAATAAGTTTCCATAGTAAAGGCTTTCCACTTGACAAAGCTATAAATTATGCTAATCTTCGAAGTCCTTTCATTATCAATAATCTACCGATGCAATATGATATTCAG GATCGCAGGAGAGTTTATGCTATTCTAAGTAACGAAGGCATCGAGATTCCGAGATATGCTGTTCTAGATAGAGATTCATCTGATCCGAAAC atcATGAACTGGTGGAGTCTGAGGATCATGTGGAGGTCAATGGTGTCACATTTAACAAACCATTCGTGGAAAAACCAGTGTCAGCCGAAGatcataatatttacatttattatccTACATCTGCAGGTGGAGGCAGTCAGAGATTATTCAGAAAG ATTGGAAGTCGTAGTAGCGTGTACTCGCCAGAATCCCGAGTACGTAAAACTGGTTCTTACATttatgaagattttatgcCCACTGATGGGACGGACGTTAAAGTTTACACGGTGGGGCCGGACTATGCACACGCCGAGGCCCGGAAAAGTCCTGCGTTAGACGGCAAAGTAGAAAGAGACTcggaaggaaaagaaattcgGTATCCTGTTATATTAAGTAACGCTGAGAAACTGATAAGTAGGAAAGTATGTTTAGCTTTCAAGCAAACGGTTTGCGGCTTTGATTTGCTTAG AGCCAACGGCCAATCGTTCGTCTGCGATGTGAATGGTTTCAGTTTTGtcaaaaattcaaacaaatattACGACGATTGTGCAAAGATTTTGGGAAATATGATTCTCAGAGAATTAGCACCTACCTTGCATATTCCGTGGAGTGTTCCGTTTCAGTTGGATGATCCACCAATCGTACCCACGACATTTGGAAAGAT GATGGAATTACGTTGCGTTGTCGCTGTCATAAGACACGGGGATAGAACTCCAAAACAAAAAATGAAGGTGGAAGTTCGTCATCCAAA ATTCTTTgagatatttgcaaaatatgaCGGGTACAAGCATGGTCACATCAAATTGAAACGACCTAAACAGTTGCAAGAGATATTAGACACTGCCAGGAGTCTACTGGCCGAAATACAGCACAGGGCCGCAGGACCAGAATTGGAAGAAAAGCAAGGAAAACTGGAACAATTGAAAAGCGTGTTGGAAAT GTATGGTCACTTCTCAGGAATTAACCGTAAAGTACAAATGAAGTATCAACCAAGGGGACGACCGAGAGGAAGTTCCTCGGATGATG ATCGGCTAGGGGAACCGTCGCTTGTACTTATTTTGAAATGGGGCGGTGAATTAACACCCGCTGGTCGGATTCAAGCGGAGGAATTAGGAAGAATATTTCGCTGCATGTATCCCGGTGGTCAAGGTAGACACCTTAGTG aggAAGACTCAGAGATGTTACCAAACCACG GTGATTATGCTGGTGCTCAAGGTTTGGGTCTGCTACGACTTCATTCAACGTTCCGTCACGATCTGAAGATCTATGCAAGCGACGAGGGAAGGGTTCAGATGACTGCAGCAGCCTTCGCGAAAGGTTTACTCGCTCTGGAGGGCGAATTGACACCCATTTTGGTCCAAATGGTCAAAAGCGCAAATACTAATGGTCTCCTGGATAATGATTGCGACAGTAGTAAATACCAGAACAT GGTGAAGACGAAACTTCACGAACTGTTGCAACAGGACAGAGACTTTACTCGTGAGGACAGGGAGCAAATAAATCCTGGAAACGCGTTGAGTATCAATGCAGCCTTGGATTTCGTTAAGAATCCTGTTCGATGCTGTCAACATGTACATATTTTGATTCAGAAGCTGATGGACATTGTAAGAATTAAGAAAGATGATTTGAAAACGAAAg ATGCGATTCTTTATCACGGTGAGACCTGGGAGTTAATGGGTCGTCGATGGGGAAAGATCGAAAAGGATTTTTGTACCAAGAACAAGAGATTCGATATATCAAAAATACCTGATATTTACGATTGCATCAAGTATGATTTGCAACATAATAACCATACGTTGCAATTCGAGCACGCAGAAGAACTGTATATCTACTCGAAATATCTGGCGGACATTGTTATACCACAG GAGTATGGATTAACTGTGCAAGAAAAGCTAACTATAGGTCAAGGTATTTGTACGCCGCTTTTAAAGAAGATCAGAGCCGATTTACAAAGAAACATTGAAGAGTCTGGAGAAGAAACGGTGAATCGACTTAATCCAAG ataTTCTCATGGTGTTTCGAGTCCAGGCCGACACGTGCGCACCAGATTATATTTCACAAGCGAGAGTCATGTGCACTCTTTACTAACAGTATTACGTTACGGCGGTTTGCTCGAT GTGGTAACAGACGAACAATGGAGTCGAGCCATGGAATATGTTAGCATGGTATCTGAATTGAATTACATGTCGCAAATCGTAGTCATGTTATACGAAGATCCAACCAAGGATCCCAGCAGCGAAGAACGTTTCCATGTTGAGTTGCATTTTAGTCCTGGCGTAAATTGTTGCGTACAGAAAAATTTACCGCCAGGGCCAGGGTTCAGGCCTCATTCAAGAAACGAGAGTAGTCACAATATA GGCGAAAGTGGGGGCGGATCTACGCAAGATACCATTTCCCAATGCAGTGCACggatagaagaagaagatgttGAATTGACAATTTCAGATGACGATTTCATGAATCCACCAGTTCAACCT aatACTCCCCCACTAATGATGGAAACCGACACTGCTGATTCGATTATGGATAGTCCAACAACCAGCAGAGCTGTCGACATGATGGACCTGGATCCTAACATGATGGACGAACCATTTGACAGTGGTTTTTTGCAGAGCTCCGCGCCTATTCCAATAAG tGCTAGAACTGTGGCAGGTCACGAAGCAGCTAGACTTGGTAGCCAGTTGGCTGCCAGTCAACGTCAACGACGTGACACAGAGAGGGGTGGGATCGTGGAGCCACGTGCACGTAGTTACGATCATCAGAGACAAGATAAACCTGAAAAAG CTGCGGACAAGCTGCAGTATCAGAGCTTGGACGCGGTCAACAAGGAAG AGAACAAGCATGGGATAAAGTGCCGCGTAGAGATGTCTAGCCAGGCTTTGCTCTATGTACCGCCTATGGGAAAGTTCGCTTTGCCGCACTCCTACAGCTCACCGGAGTTACCTGTTCCTCCAATCGAAACCTCCACTTCGACACCTTTGGTGACTTTACACAATACCCCTCTAGTTTCACCGAACAGCAGAGCCCCGGATATCACGAATATCGTGGTCCCGGTCCCCACGATTCGTCTCCCGACATGTCTCGATAACAATCCCGAAGAGGCTGATTCTCGTCTACGTTTTCAAAGTAAGAAACACGGTCGTTCCCACATAGATACAATTCTCCCATGTATGGCTTGCGAGTTGACCAGTTCTATAAGGTCTGGCTCGTGTAACAGTTCGTTGACAAAGTCTTCTCGTTTGTTGTCCCATCGTGAAAGGATCACAGGGACAGCGAGAGCTCAGGTCCAGCTCGGCAAACGGTCTCGTTCGTTGTCTCCCTATTTACCCAGGTGTCTCTGCTACAATTGTAACGTGTCAGAGCTGATCTTGAGAAGTAAGGACCTGCCACCCATGGAACGTTCGAATTTTGATACATACTTTGCTCGTTCATTGTCTCACAAGTTCTTTAACTGCTCTTGCTATTCGAGCAACCTGTATCAGGGCGAATCAAATTGCTCCTCTTGTAGCATCTCCTCCAACGACAGCTATACGAAACTAGGCTGGTGCACCGAGCCGCAACAAGGACAATCCAATCCAACATCTTTTAATTGTTCCATGTTAGTGGCCGGTGAACTTTCCACGCGTAAACATCCCTTGTTCAAGAGAAGACAGAAGTGGAGGTTCGACAAGGAAGCTGTTAGGAGAACGTGCGGTGGTGGCTCTGCTTTTGAGAACGTTCGTCGATCAATTGGAACTATGTCGTGTcccaatttaaataactttctgCTCGATGATTCGGTTTGCTCGATGGAGAATTTCTCAGCCAATTGTTCCTTGGTACGCAAATGTTGGTCTTGTACAAATGTGACTCTCCAATGGGGCAGTAGCCTAGTAGATGTACCTGACCGTGTTAGTACGCTTTGCCATTCGTCCTCTGTGCACGGTAGCGATATTCATGGTGATCATGATACCCCTCCGCGCGATTCTAACCATCGTTCCAAGTGTCCACGTGTACCGTTTTCCCGACTCCAGCCTCAAAGATCCTTCTCGTCTCCAGACACACGACCTTCGATCATTCAACCTGACCCTACCTGCACAGCAAGGCGCCACCGTCACAGTATCTCCGGACAGATGAGTTATTTCAAGCTGTTGGGCTACAACATCAACAAGAAGCTAACAGGATCGGCCAACAGTCTCTTCAGCACCGCGGTTATCAGTGGATCCTCGAGTGCTCCAAATTTGAAGGACATGGTGCCACCCCATGCATCCGCTGTTGCCG CGATAGAAGGTTTCGGTGGTGTGCCACCTATAAGACCATTGGAGACGCTTCACAATGCGTTGTCTCTTCGTCAGTTGGACTCCTTTTTAGAAATGATGACCACAGCTCCTCTATTTCGCACGCCTGCCTCGTCACCGCCGAAATATCCATCACCCGGTGGATCCACTCACGAGTCCGTTAATCCCAGTCTCAGTGTCGGAGGAATCAATTGCGAGTACCACTCTTCCGACTTGGAAGCTGTCAGGTATcataagagaaaattaaataagccACCTTT ATACATTACCGCAGCTCCTATACAATACAAGTCTTCGAATGATGGAGAACCATGCGACATAAGGAACCAACTGTCGCCAACCAGTCCAAACA GTACTGGTTGGAGTAGCGAACCACAGTCGTTCGTATCATCGGAACCGTCATCTCCAGCTCCAACTTCCACGGGAGAATGCAGCATGTCTATAAGTTTAATCAGCAACGAAGG AGCGCAATCGCTTAACACAGGCCCTAAATATCCAACGACTCCTTGTCTGGACGTAGATTTCAACGACTTTTGCATGAACATTGATCAAGAGCATAGGGAGAGTCGCGGCAGCGTATCGTACACAGACTATTATAGCAACGAGGATGGACAGATACGAAAGTGCGCTTTTGGAACCAGCTTTGGTAGCAATCTACAGAGAATGATACGAACCGATGATCTCCCTATCGACAATATGGACGATGACGAGGAGCGTACGATAACGTTGAAGCAAACCGAAGAGCAAAAGAAGCAGGACGTTAAGCGAATATTTGAGCAACAGGAAAAGTCACGGTCAAAACCTAGCACCAGCTGCAAAAAGATTGGAAG gTTTTTAGTTGAAAGCATGGACATAGTGGACGAAGATGTCAGGATCAAGGAGCCGGACGTTTTCGACAAAGCGAAGCCATCTACCTCTCAGAAAACTGAATTCTCGAATACCGATAGAGCTCAGAGAAGCAGGGACACCGGCGCAGAAAAGACTTCTTCGTCGAACAGTTACAAGAGAAAGAATTTCTCTCGGTCGCAGAGCGTTTCGACTCCAGAAGTTATCGTTCCAAGTACCGAGGCGAATCGGAGTTACAAATGCATGTCGAAACTGAGCTCGTTGTCGAACATGGCGGATAAGAATTTGGAAGAATGGAAACAGATTTTGCTCGACGCGAAGCCCCCTTCCGGACCCTTGACGAGCGAAGAAGAGTCTATACTAACCGTGACAAGCAGCTTAACGAATAGCTCCAGCGTGACTATAGGTTTCAATGTCCATGAAGAAAACAGAGAATAA